The Astyanax mexicanus isolate ESR-SI-001 chromosome 4, AstMex3_surface, whole genome shotgun sequence genome segment atatcagcactgctgtgtttcgATCGTATATCAGCAATGTAACACGTTATATCACAAACCTCGAGTGTGTTAttgtgataatggaactgtgatatTTTCACTGTTTAATGAaagatttaaagagttaaagaggaggagaaaataggatctgattggttattaaaactccaccagttaaaatagttccattgctgctctgtttgtttgtagctgcgctgtttggcttgtaagcgctgcatcgttgctaggttacctgtatgtgggcggagtaatactgtacatggagcgctttggttacagtgcattaccagctgataacggcactcataaaacacctctcagccaatcacattgctggttcggaactaactgtagtataatgATTAAAAATATCAGATAACTCTCACAGACGCAGAACCTGCCGTTCAGTTCTGTTTCAGGTGGATATGTAAATGAGTAGAGGTGTGGTCTGAGCGATATTTAAAGGGCAGTGCTCCTCCTGGTGGGAGATCATTAaactgcagcttcagcttcaacctacaagtgtagaactacaggatctacaggcccagctgtagcagcatctgtgctgcaggatccatacagaacctgtagaacctccaaacccaaccgtctcaatctcatctaatatccagcatagaggaaccagCAGGGTTCTAGATAGACGTAATTTAATGtagtaaataaactgaaataaagattaatataaactCTCTTACCCAGCGGATCCCCCAACATCTCCGCCAGCAGCCGGTGCTCAATCGTCTGATACGTGATTCCAACAACATGGCagataactacacacacacacacacacacacacacactttactgatacagtattaagtatattaatattaatttcactgtaAGAATAAAACCAAACAGAACCCGTTCTGATAGATTGactataaaagtaaaataaaagtaataaataaagagATATCGCTTTAGATCAAACATGCTAATATACATctcttataaatataaattattcaatatcaattattaaatattaatctcACATTTTCTAACAGAATCCTCAAACCCTGCGATTCCATCAATCAGCTCCCGGTTCTCCTCCAGACTcgtctgaaacacacacacacacacacacacacttcagggtAAGTGTGTAGAACAGCGCCCTCTGCTGCTCTTTAATCTCAGAGCTTCTACTGAGAATCCACAGCTTCACCAGGACTAATATAAAGGTTCTGCTGATATAAAGTTCTAGATAACTCTAATTACGGTTCCTCACGGCTTCTTTAGTAGAATCAAGAACCACAAACATCTGAGTGAGATCTGAACTAAACTGTACtttcattttaagtttttatgaaaaaaaaaaacaattaataaaatcatTCACCCAGCGTCTGTTTCtctctacaggtgctggtcaacgaattagaataatttgaaatagtgcaatcatgaaattctttgaatgcattttttgtgcagaaagcaaatcaggtgttcaccgcacctgtcctactcgttagactaatcacagaacttgtTACCTGGAacaaaatttgctcagctgagctttccaaaaggcccatttaggccatttaactgtgacactgttgttttactgaattagaataatggagaaaccgtttcattgaattagaataaatgctggaatttttgttttctgtgaagagtgttcactgtgcagtataaagtcagggttgagtagaatttctaagttgtaaaatcaatcatgggtaagcagcgcgacctctcaaccggaataggggctcaaattcaagcccttcgccaacaaggcttgacccaaactaaaattgctgagcagctcggcatcagccagtcttccgtctgcaaagctctcaagaaaaactgcagcaagcgcaccaactgttccggcgtccgaaaaacttctgctcgcgacaacaagcagctgagaaagatcgcagtcagcaaccggttcaagtccacttccgagctcaccgacttgtggaacaagcagaccggcgctgacgtctccagatcaaccacttaccgtcgtctgcgcgaactcggcttcaaatctcgcgttccagcagtaaaaccgatgctgaacaagaaacaaatggagaaacggctgaagtgggccaaagaacacggcgagtggactgctgaagactggcagaaagtggtcttcagtgacgaatcacgcttctgcatctccttcggtgaccaaggtcctcgtgtctggtgtcgtggtggcgaaacctacaaccacgagtgcgtgaaaagatccgtcaagtttccccagagcgttatggtctggggatgcatgtccgctcgaggtgtagggaaactctgcttcctcaagaagactgtcaatgctgccgtatatcaagatgctctggaaacgttcctgattccgactgttgaggaacagttcggcgaagaagacttcatatttcaacaggatcttgcaccggctcatgcggcaaagtcgaccaaagattggttcactaaaaaacagcttgaagttttggcatggccggccaactcgcctgacctcaatgtcattgaaaacctttgggccatcgtcaagcggaaaatttcgcgacagaaagcctactacgctggaccaactgaagcagaacatcgccactgcttgggaagctgtgagtgcggaaacttgcgacaagctggtcaaatcgatgccgcggagacttcaggcagtcatacaagccaagggggcagccacaaaatactgaggaagtgatgattgtaattataataaaaattattctaattcaatgaaacggtttctccattattctaattcaataaaacaacagtgtcacagttaaatggcctaaatgggccttttggaaagctcagctgagcaaattttttccaggtaacgagttctgtgattagtctaacgagtaggacaggtgcggtgaacacctgatttgctttctgcacaaaatatgcattcaaagaatttaaTGATAGCaccatttcaaattattctaattcgttgaccagcacctgtatagatGTTTATCTGTGTACATGCTGCCCTAAGCCCCGCCCCTGAGACGTGGGTGTGGCTTACCCAGAAGCTCTGGAAGTGGCAGGTCTCCAGCAGGTTCCCGAGGTAAAGGATCTGTCTGATTGGTCGCTCCTCCTGCTGCGACACTGCAGTCAAAGAAACCCAACAAACAgcagcacagacagacagagggacagacagagggacagacagagggacagacagagggacagacagagggacagacagacagagagacggacagacagacagacagacagacagacagacagacagacagagggacagagagaaagacagagacagacagacagacagagagacagacagacagacagacggacagacagatggagaaaaacagacagaaacagatgGACAGACTAACGAACAGACAGACGGATGGAGAGAAACAGACTAAAGGAACAATCAAgaacagaaacagacagacaaaaaaggacagacagatagacagagagacaggttcCTCCATCTCTATTACAGACCTTTCATAAACACCTCTAGTAATTCATAATCACCTTGTGCCTTGCAAACTAGCAAACAGAACCCTTTCAACCACCCTTAGCAACCTACCCTAGCAACCAACAGACAGCTGCCTAGCAACATCCTAACAACCAGCTGGGACACTACAGCATCTACTTGCCAACAGTGAAGCACCTGAACCGCAGCCCCACAGAAACCATCTATCATACCCTCATAACCACCTGTAGAACCAGGAAACACTGCTGTAGTTCTGAGCGCAGAGTTTCTCCTTCTAGCTGATATTCACGGATTATTCCTGAGTTTATATAAAGTGATGGATTATTGATCAGCTATTGATCAGGTAGTTAAGGTGTATCTGAGAGGATACGTGTGGTTGGTCGATCATACACTTGCAGAGGGTGAAGTCCGTGTGCGGGAGATTCGTCAGAGCTTTCAGCAGAATCTGAGCCGTTACACTCGTCTGGAAATACGCCGGATTAAACTGATACCTgcagagagatcagagagagatcaAAGAGAGATCaaagagagatcagagagagatcagagagagatcagagagagatcagagagagatcagagagagatcaaagagagatcagagagagatcaaagagagatcagagagagatcagagagagatcagagagagatcagagagagatcagagagagatcagagagagatcagagagagatcaaagagagatcagagagagatcagagagagatcaAAGAGGTTGATTGAATATGTGGTGATGGAgatgatggtgttgatggtgtTGATGGTGGAGGTAGATGGAGGAACTCACAGTTTGAGGACAGCGAGGTTTGCCTCCAGGTCGTAGGCGTTCTCTCGCGCCTGCGTCTCCACGTATCGCTCCAGCGTCGCCAGATTCTCCGGATTATACCTGAAATAATAttcatataataatattaataataataaaaaaactgaactgtTCCCATTACTTCTGATATTCTACAGCTTCTATTAGAGATCACATTACACCTTAAACACCACAACTACACCATTTATCCATGTTTTAATAGTTTATAATTAATGTTATAAAGTTatggtagtgtagtgtagtgtagtg includes the following:
- the eif3k gene encoding eukaryotic translation initiation factor 3 subunit K isoform X1, producing MAFEQMRANVGKLLRGIDRYNPENLATLERYVETQARENAYDLEANLAVLKLYQFNPAYFQTSVTAQILLKALTNLPHTDFTLCKCMIDQPHQQEERPIRQILYLGNLLETCHFQSFWTSLEENRELIDGIAGFEDSVRKFICHVVGITYQTIEHRLLAEMLGDPLDTQVKVWMNKYGWTENEEGQIFIFNQEESVKPKNIVEKIDFESVSSIMATSQ
- the eif3k gene encoding eukaryotic translation initiation factor 3 subunit K isoform X2 produces the protein MAFEQMRANVGKLLRGIDRYNPENLATLERYVETQARENAYDLEANLAVLKLYQFNPAYFQTSVTAQILLKALTNLPHTDFTLCKCMIDQPHQEERPIRQILYLGNLLETCHFQSFWTSLEENRELIDGIAGFEDSVRKFICHVVGITYQTIEHRLLAEMLGDPLDTQVKVWMNKYGWTENEEGQIFIFNQEESVKPKNIVEKIDFESVSSIMATSQ
- the eif3k gene encoding eukaryotic translation initiation factor 3 subunit K isoform X3: MIDQPHQQEERPIRQILYLGNLLETCHFQSFWTSLEENRELIDGIAGFEDSVRKFICHVVGITYQTIEHRLLAEMLGDPLDTQVKVWMNKYGWTENEEGQIFIFNQEESVKPKNIVEKIDFESVSSIMATSQ